Proteins encoded by one window of Cellvibrio sp. KY-GH-1:
- the moaB gene encoding molybdenum cofactor biosynthesis protein B → MGHHTTENILPLAIAVLTVSDTRSIANDTSGAALIERLQDAQHQLATRALVIDDIYQIRAQCSQWIADEKIQVILITGGTGFTGRDSTPEAMTPLFDKTVEGFGELFRQISYRHIGTSTIQSRAVAGLANNTLIFCLPGSTNACKTAWDEIIKYQLDSTQGPCNFVPHLKKTDRLPCGTRG, encoded by the coding sequence ATGGGCCACCACACCACAGAAAATATTTTACCGCTAGCGATTGCGGTACTGACCGTATCCGACACCCGCAGCATTGCCAATGACACTTCCGGCGCGGCTTTAATTGAGCGACTACAAGATGCACAACACCAACTCGCCACACGCGCTCTGGTCATTGACGATATTTATCAAATCCGAGCCCAGTGTTCGCAGTGGATTGCCGACGAAAAAATTCAGGTGATTTTAATCACCGGAGGGACAGGTTTTACCGGGCGCGATTCAACCCCTGAGGCCATGACCCCCTTATTTGATAAAACCGTAGAAGGCTTTGGCGAATTATTTCGCCAGATATCTTATCGCCATATTGGTACTTCCACTATTCAATCCCGTGCGGTTGCCGGGCTTGCCAATAACACGCTGATTTTTTGTTTACCTGGCTCCACTAACGCCTGCAAAACAGCGTGGGATGAGATCATTAAATACCAATTGGATTCCACACAGGGCCCATGCAACTTTGTACCGCATTTAAAAAAGACTGATCGTCTACCTTGCGGAACACGCGGATAA
- the glp gene encoding gephyrin-like molybdotransferase Glp encodes MDCCSQPGLLPVQDALLRIHQQLIPVQETEWVDLALALDRILAESVLANINVPASDNSAMDGYALRTSDAQTEGALFEVIGQSLAGHPFRFSEREEAQSALGKMQAVRIMTGAMIPAGADAVVMQENVTLTAKTLQLNKPVLQGENIRRAGDDIKKGSEVLGKGHRISALDIGLLASLGIARIKVWRKLRIAVLSTGDELLSLGSAHAEDKIYDSNRPLLCALLQRLNVEIKDMGIIADDLLALRAAFMQAAQWADVVISTGGVSVGDADYTKTILEELGQIDFWKVAMKPGKPFAFGRLGAGWFFGLPGNPVSTAVTYHQLVVPALRYLAGEKWVESLQLSAIAQQSFKKHSGRMDFQRGILASKQGVNTVVSAGSQSSGVLSSMAKANGYICLEAERGTVLPGESVNVIPFDRFIR; translated from the coding sequence ATGGATTGTTGTTCACAGCCTGGCTTGTTACCTGTGCAAGATGCGTTGTTGCGAATACATCAACAATTAATTCCAGTACAGGAAACCGAATGGGTTGATTTGGCGCTTGCATTAGACCGCATTCTTGCAGAATCAGTGTTGGCCAATATTAATGTTCCTGCCAGCGATAACTCCGCGATGGATGGTTATGCGCTGCGCACGAGTGATGCACAAACTGAAGGCGCTTTGTTTGAAGTAATTGGCCAGTCGCTGGCCGGGCACCCCTTTCGTTTTAGCGAACGCGAGGAGGCGCAGTCAGCGCTCGGTAAAATGCAGGCTGTGCGCATTATGACCGGTGCGATGATTCCGGCGGGCGCCGATGCCGTGGTGATGCAAGAAAATGTTACACTTACTGCGAAAACACTGCAGCTGAACAAACCTGTGCTGCAAGGCGAAAATATTCGTCGCGCCGGTGACGATATAAAAAAAGGCAGTGAAGTTCTGGGTAAGGGCCATCGTATTAGTGCGCTGGATATTGGTTTGCTTGCATCGCTGGGGATTGCGCGCATCAAGGTGTGGCGGAAGTTGCGTATCGCTGTGTTATCGACGGGCGATGAGTTGTTGTCACTTGGCAGTGCGCACGCAGAAGATAAAATTTATGACAGCAATCGCCCTTTGCTATGCGCACTCTTGCAACGATTAAACGTCGAAATAAAAGATATGGGCATTATCGCCGATGATTTGCTGGCTCTTCGTGCAGCGTTTATGCAGGCTGCACAATGGGCTGATGTCGTCATTTCTACCGGTGGGGTCTCTGTGGGTGATGCGGACTACACCAAAACAATATTGGAAGAGTTAGGCCAGATTGACTTCTGGAAAGTCGCGATGAAGCCGGGAAAACCTTTTGCTTTTGGCCGTTTAGGGGCAGGTTGGTTCTTTGGTCTGCCGGGCAATCCTGTTTCAACGGCGGTCACTTATCATCAGCTGGTTGTGCCTGCTTTACGATATCTAGCTGGAGAAAAATGGGTTGAATCACTGCAGCTGAGCGCCATCGCTCAACAATCCTTTAAAAAGCATTCCGGGCGGATGGATTTTCAGCGTGGAATTTTAGCGAGCAAGCAAGGTGTGAACACCGTCGTTAGTGCTGGTTCGCAAAGCTCTGGCGTATTAAGCAGTATGGCAAAGGCTAATGGTTATATTTGCCTGGAGGCAGAGCGGGGCACGGTACTACCAGGTGAATCGGTCAACGTTATCCCTTTTGATAGATTTATTCGCTAA
- a CDS encoding putative zinc-binding protein → MTNKESDLPLVYSCSGCSNVAQLANDIAVVLDREGHAQMSCIAGVGGNVKGLVKLAKSGRPILAIDGCKIACVKKVLEQHQIKPSWHFELSGLGLKKIEHQGCSIGDMHKALSAAHQLLSIKKMD, encoded by the coding sequence ATGACCAACAAAGAAAGTGACTTACCATTAGTCTATTCATGCTCAGGCTGCTCCAATGTAGCGCAGCTCGCGAATGATATTGCCGTCGTACTAGACCGGGAAGGACATGCGCAAATGTCATGCATCGCTGGTGTGGGGGGCAATGTGAAAGGGTTAGTCAAACTTGCAAAATCGGGTCGCCCTATTCTCGCTATTGATGGTTGTAAAATTGCCTGCGTAAAAAAAGTATTGGAGCAGCATCAGATTAAACCCAGCTGGCATTTTGAATTGAGTGGTTTGGGGTTAAAAAAAATAGAGCATCAGGGTTGCTCTATTGGCGATATGCATAAGGCATTGAGTGCTGCACATCAATTACTATCCATAAAAAAAATGGATTAG
- the narL gene encoding two-component system response regulator NarL: protein MTETAASIMLVDDHPLLRKGLRQLLTLSGEMEVVAEASNGKDAIKLASELDPDLILLDLNMQGMDGLETLRHLRDEGVTSRIVMLTVSDADEDVLSAISAGADGYLLKDMEPEDMLVQIERALSGKMVLSEAVTQVLATAIRNPTTKAAVGSDSLTQRELEILKLIAKGMSNKVIARELAISDGTVKVHVKHLLKKLHLRSRVEAAVWMINQQN, encoded by the coding sequence GTGACAGAAACGGCCGCGAGCATTATGTTGGTGGACGATCACCCTTTATTGCGTAAAGGGTTGCGTCAACTTTTAACACTGTCGGGTGAGATGGAAGTAGTAGCCGAAGCGAGCAATGGCAAAGATGCGATTAAATTGGCGAGTGAACTTGACCCTGATCTAATTTTATTGGATTTGAATATGCAGGGCATGGATGGTTTGGAAACGCTACGCCATTTGCGCGATGAAGGTGTCACTTCGCGCATTGTGATGCTCACTGTGTCCGATGCCGATGAAGATGTGCTCAGTGCAATTTCAGCGGGAGCAGATGGCTATTTGCTAAAAGACATGGAACCGGAAGATATGCTGGTGCAAATCGAACGCGCCTTGTCCGGCAAAATGGTGTTGAGTGAGGCAGTCACTCAAGTGCTCGCTACCGCTATTCGCAATCCCACCACAAAAGCTGCTGTGGGTAGTGACAGTCTCACCCAGCGTGAATTGGAAATTCTGAAATTAATTGCCAAAGGCATGAGCAATAAAGTCATTGCGCGCGAATTGGCTATTTCTGACGGCACAGTCAAAGTGCATGTTAAGCATCTGCTGAAAAAATTGCATTTGCGCTCACGCGTAGAAGCAGCCGTGTGGATGATTAATCAACAAAATTAA
- a CDS encoding U32 family peptidase: MKFSLGPILYFWDKNSVLDFYRTAAESCVDIIYLGETVCPKRRELRLEDYIDLAHQLREAGKEVVLSSMTLLESPADLRELNRYCDNGEFLIEANDIGAVGLLNERGLPFVAGNTLNCYNQHSLRYLMKMGMQRWVVPVELPLRWINSMLESSEINDVRECFTSELFAFGHLPLAWSARCFSARAEGKSKDQCDLCCKKYPAGRAVTSQEGETLFTLNGIQTQSGYRHNLINDLQGLQHTIDIIRLSPQENDTFLWLERFQQQLHNPTTFPLQKPDCNGFWHDQAGKELIIASTGSH, from the coding sequence ATGAAATTTTCACTCGGACCGATTTTATATTTTTGGGATAAAAACAGCGTGCTGGATTTTTACCGCACTGCCGCCGAATCCTGTGTAGATATTATTTATTTGGGTGAAACCGTATGCCCCAAGCGTCGCGAATTGCGCCTGGAAGATTACATCGACCTTGCACACCAATTGCGTGAAGCGGGCAAAGAAGTGGTGCTCTCCAGCATGACATTGTTGGAATCCCCAGCAGATTTACGCGAGTTAAATCGCTACTGCGACAACGGTGAATTTTTAATTGAAGCAAATGACATAGGCGCCGTGGGTTTACTGAACGAGCGCGGGCTGCCTTTTGTGGCAGGCAATACACTCAATTGTTATAACCAACACAGTTTGCGCTATTTAATGAAAATGGGTATGCAACGCTGGGTAGTTCCCGTTGAATTACCCCTGCGCTGGATAAACAGTATGTTAGAGAGCAGTGAAATAAACGATGTACGCGAATGCTTTACTTCCGAACTGTTTGCCTTTGGGCACTTACCACTGGCTTGGTCGGCGCGCTGTTTTAGCGCACGTGCCGAGGGTAAATCCAAAGACCAATGCGATTTGTGCTGCAAAAAATATCCAGCAGGCCGAGCAGTAACCAGTCAGGAAGGCGAGACATTATTTACATTAAATGGTATTCAAACCCAATCCGGTTATCGACACAACCTCATTAACGATTTACAAGGGCTACAGCATACTATTGATATTATTCGTTTAAGTCCGCAAGAAAATGATACATTTTTGTGGCTGGAACGCTTTCAACAGCAATTACACAATCCAACAACATTTCCTTTACAAAAGCCTGACTGCAATGGCTTTTGGCATGATCAAGCGGGCAAGGAATTAATCATCGCCAGTACCGGAAGCCACTAA
- a CDS encoding MoaD/ThiS family protein, producing MIKVCFFADLRERLGCAELFVQDFSGENINQLKTFIVKQHPHWEKIFLEKKLLIAVNHAMASNDTAIAAGDEVAFFPPVTGG from the coding sequence ATGATTAAAGTGTGTTTTTTCGCTGACTTACGCGAGCGCTTAGGTTGTGCTGAACTGTTTGTCCAGGATTTTTCAGGCGAAAACATTAATCAGCTTAAAACGTTTATTGTCAAACAACATCCGCACTGGGAGAAAATATTTTTAGAAAAAAAGTTACTAATAGCCGTTAATCATGCCATGGCTAGTAATGACACCGCCATCGCAGCGGGTGATGAGGTCGCTTTTTTTCCACCCGTGACAGGTGGTTAG
- the mobA gene encoding molybdenum cofactor guanylyltransferase MobA — translation MEKTIAVVLAGGRSSRMGGQPKCLCALGEERIIDSLLARLTPQVDEILLNIAPGSSLIEEIFRHPTHRPAHISVVEDLYSSFSGPLAGIASSMQHLRARNSSAKWLLSVASDTPFIPTDLYSRFLQATKLHNNHVYVAQHNHQQQYVFALWNIALFPQLDTILRAGEKYRMQDILHSLQAITIDFSNGDENAFFNVNTPQDLIAAHSLLVQ, via the coding sequence ATGGAAAAGACAATCGCCGTAGTATTGGCCGGTGGTCGCTCAAGCCGAATGGGCGGACAACCCAAATGCCTGTGCGCATTGGGCGAGGAGCGCATCATCGACTCCTTACTAGCACGACTTACCCCACAAGTTGATGAAATTCTTTTGAATATCGCGCCCGGCTCGTCCCTGATAGAGGAGATCTTTAGACACCCCACACATAGACCGGCACATATCAGTGTGGTTGAAGACCTATATTCCTCATTCTCAGGCCCGCTTGCAGGCATCGCTAGCAGCATGCAACACCTGCGCGCGCGCAATTCATCGGCAAAATGGTTACTCAGTGTCGCTTCCGACACGCCATTTATACCCACTGATTTGTATAGCCGATTCTTGCAAGCAACAAAGCTGCACAATAATCACGTTTACGTTGCGCAACATAATCATCAACAGCAGTATGTTTTCGCACTCTGGAATATCGCACTTTTCCCACAGCTAGACACAATTTTGCGCGCAGGCGAAAAATATCGAATGCAAGACATACTGCACTCACTACAAGCAATTACCATTGATTTTTCTAACGGCGATGAAAACGCATTTTTTAATGTAAACACCCCTCAGGATTTAATTGCAGCGCATTCATTGCTAGTGCAATAA
- the moaC gene encoding cyclic pyranopterin monophosphate synthase MoaC — protein MTMNQQHTHHTLPALTHLDQTGAACMVDISDKTITKRIAVASAMVITRSDVIGLIQNASLKKGDVLAVARIAGIMAAKKTADLIPLCHPVALSKVSIDFVCDVSVGAIFIRSRCVTTGQTGVEMEALTAASVAALTIYDMCKAVDKNMEISSLYLEQKSGGKSGDWQQEHTHD, from the coding sequence ATGACGATGAACCAGCAACACACGCATCACACCCTACCAGCGTTGACGCACCTCGATCAAACCGGCGCTGCCTGCATGGTGGATATTAGCGATAAAACCATCACCAAACGCATCGCAGTAGCCAGTGCGATGGTAATTACCCGCTCCGATGTTATTGGCCTGATCCAAAATGCCAGCCTAAAAAAAGGCGACGTGTTAGCGGTAGCTCGTATTGCGGGAATTATGGCCGCGAAAAAAACTGCAGATTTAATCCCACTCTGCCATCCGGTGGCACTATCAAAAGTTAGCATAGACTTTGTGTGTGATGTCTCTGTTGGCGCCATTTTTATTCGCAGCCGCTGCGTAACCACTGGCCAAACGGGAGTAGAAATGGAGGCGCTTACTGCTGCAAGTGTTGCAGCACTGACTATTTATGACATGTGCAAAGCGGTAGATAAAAACATGGAGATAAGCAGTCTTTATCTGGAACAAAAATCCGGCGGAAAAAGCGGTGACTGGCAACAGGAGCACACGCATGATTAA
- a CDS encoding sulfite exporter TauE/SafE family protein, with protein MDLLPLLIAIGIFIAAVLYSSVGHAGASGYIAIMALAGLAPESLKPAALALNILVATIASTKYIRTDAFSWSLLWPLIITSIPCAYLGGGLTLPGDYYKPILGAVLIYAAFHSFLTAKKAPTQKIQAPKKWLLMCAGLIIGFLSGLVGVGGGIFLSPLLLFLCWGETRVISGVAAVFILVNSVAGLLGVMSMHPVLPEGIGYWAVAAILGGWLGAEFGSKRFSATLIRQVMALVLLVAGGKMFLG; from the coding sequence TTGGATTTGCTGCCGCTGTTAATTGCTATTGGTATTTTTATCGCTGCCGTTTTGTATTCTTCAGTTGGGCATGCGGGTGCCTCTGGCTATATTGCCATTATGGCGCTTGCGGGGCTCGCCCCGGAAAGTTTGAAACCGGCCGCACTTGCGTTAAATATTTTAGTCGCCACTATCGCCAGTACTAAATATATTCGCACTGATGCATTTTCCTGGTCGCTGCTGTGGCCATTAATTATCACTTCTATTCCCTGCGCTTATCTCGGTGGCGGACTAACGCTTCCAGGTGATTATTACAAACCTATTCTGGGTGCTGTATTAATTTATGCGGCATTCCATTCGTTTTTAACTGCTAAAAAAGCGCCTACCCAAAAAATACAGGCACCAAAAAAATGGTTGTTAATGTGTGCGGGGTTAATTATTGGGTTCTTGTCGGGGTTAGTCGGTGTCGGCGGGGGAATTTTCCTGAGCCCTCTATTGTTATTTCTGTGTTGGGGAGAAACTCGCGTAATCTCGGGTGTAGCCGCCGTATTTATTTTGGTAAATTCCGTAGCGGGCTTGCTAGGGGTCATGTCCATGCATCCGGTATTGCCAGAGGGCATTGGCTATTGGGCAGTTGCCGCCATATTGGGTGGCTGGTTGGGTGCGGAATTCGGCAGCAAACGTTTTAGTGCTACCCTTATTCGCCAAGTAATGGCGTTGGTACTGTTGGTTGCCGGAGGAAAGATGTTTTTAGGGTGA
- a CDS encoding nitrate/nitrite transporter, with protein MEKSEYKAWSVVIASTFSFTICFMIWMMFAVIGIPIKEALALNETEFGLLIAMPVLTGSLIRLPMGMWTDRFGGRIVFFILMLSTVIPIWLISYATAYWQFLVLSLFVGVAGGSFTVGIAYCARWFKKERQGLAMGIFGAGNTGAAVTKLVAPIIVVAYGWTMVPKVYAVLMLITALLFWFFSFTDKSHSAASGITIKQQLAVLKDPRVWRYSQYYSIVFGGYVALSLWMTKYYITEYGFDLKTAALLAVAFSLPGGMLRALGGYFSDKFGAHTVTWWVLWVSLVCLFFLSYPPTEVVITTIDGTKSFHFGLGATSFTIIMFTMGIAFAVGKASVFKYISDDYPKNIGVVSGVVGLAGGLGGFILPILFGALVDLTGVRSSAFMFMFGIIWTSLMWMYFSEVRPVHAEKELHRNTPPQEH; from the coding sequence ATGGAAAAAAGTGAATACAAAGCCTGGTCCGTTGTTATCGCCAGTACGTTTTCATTTACCATTTGTTTTATGATTTGGATGATGTTTGCGGTTATCGGAATCCCTATCAAAGAAGCATTGGCACTCAATGAAACTGAATTTGGTTTATTGATTGCGATGCCGGTGCTGACTGGATCTTTAATCCGCTTACCCATGGGTATGTGGACCGACCGCTTTGGTGGCAGAATCGTATTTTTTATATTGATGCTTTCAACGGTAATTCCCATTTGGCTAATTTCATATGCAACAGCCTATTGGCAATTTTTAGTGCTGAGTTTATTTGTAGGGGTTGCAGGCGGCTCATTTACCGTTGGTATAGCTTATTGCGCTCGCTGGTTTAAAAAAGAGCGCCAAGGCTTGGCAATGGGAATATTCGGTGCAGGCAATACCGGCGCGGCTGTTACCAAACTCGTTGCCCCCATTATTGTAGTGGCATACGGCTGGACAATGGTTCCCAAAGTTTATGCCGTGCTTATGCTGATTACCGCACTACTGTTTTGGTTTTTTAGTTTTACCGATAAATCCCACAGCGCGGCCAGCGGCATCACGATTAAACAACAACTAGCGGTATTAAAAGATCCCCGGGTATGGCGCTACAGCCAGTATTATTCCATTGTATTCGGCGGTTATGTGGCGCTCTCGCTATGGATGACAAAATACTACATTACCGAATACGGTTTTGATTTAAAAACAGCGGCACTTTTGGCGGTTGCATTTAGTTTGCCCGGCGGCATGTTGCGTGCATTGGGTGGATACTTCTCTGACAAATTTGGCGCTCACACAGTAACCTGGTGGGTACTTTGGGTATCACTCGTGTGTTTGTTTTTTCTCTCCTACCCGCCCACGGAAGTTGTAATTACCACCATTGATGGCACCAAGAGCTTTCACTTCGGCTTGGGTGCAACCAGTTTCACCATTATTATGTTTACCATGGGCATTGCTTTCGCAGTAGGTAAAGCATCGGTTTTTAAATATATTTCTGATGATTACCCCAAAAATATTGGCGTTGTTTCTGGAGTGGTAGGTTTGGCCGGCGGATTAGGTGGATTTATTTTACCTATTTTATTTGGCGCATTGGTTGACTTAACGGGCGTCCGCTCTTCTGCATTTATGTTTATGTTCGGCATTATTTGGACATCACTCATGTGGATGTACTTCTCCGAGGTTCGACCTGTACACGCCGAAAAAGAGTTGCACCGCAACACACCCCCTCAGGAACATTAA
- a CDS encoding VCBS repeat-containing protein, whose protein sequence is MNIKHICYLFSALMLLTSNGTLSDDKVQQIVSMARDYCGSCHSMPNPNVAPKKSWPRIIETMNEIALKKYGKAIIDANQTRDITAFYYGTAPENLPVLPYNKPSDRLAFKQHVVGATQTMPLITNIKFAAINGDKSTEFIVSDMSNNAVFLLSKENGKWNEKKIADISTSVYADIIDYDGDLDKDMLIGDIGVLPYTDKQVGKVFLLRKQKGGTFSKEILMDGIGRIAEVRAIDVDKDGDLDIIVAAFGGGDSGEIFWLENQGNNKHAKRSLLNVTGALNIIPWDINNDGHMDFISLISQEHELFMAFINQGNKQFTQSVLARGPHPMFGSTGMRLVDLDLDGDMDILFTNGDAYDTQNDLKPYHGVQWLENLHGKTFKYRDIGRFYGAALALAGDMDNDGDLDVVASSFMNDWNDPKRQSMVWFENDGKQNFIQHDLIAKPASIASFELADVTGDGYLDIIAGSLRLDLLFKMNNSSDKSKGAKPSPTPRIVILENMGRK, encoded by the coding sequence ATGAATATAAAACACATTTGTTATCTATTTTCGGCGCTGATGTTGTTAACTAGCAACGGCACACTATCTGACGATAAAGTTCAACAAATTGTCAGTATGGCAAGGGATTACTGCGGCTCATGCCATTCAATGCCAAACCCTAATGTGGCCCCCAAAAAAAGTTGGCCACGAATAATAGAAACCATGAATGAAATTGCCTTAAAGAAATATGGGAAGGCAATCATAGACGCTAATCAAACGCGGGATATTACGGCATTCTACTATGGCACTGCACCTGAAAATTTGCCCGTCCTGCCTTACAACAAACCGTCAGACAGATTGGCATTCAAACAGCATGTAGTTGGCGCAACTCAAACTATGCCCCTGATCACCAATATAAAATTTGCAGCGATTAATGGCGATAAAAGTACCGAGTTTATAGTAAGTGATATGAGCAATAATGCGGTATTTTTACTATCAAAAGAGAATGGAAAATGGAACGAGAAAAAAATTGCAGACATCAGCACATCGGTTTACGCCGATATTATTGATTATGATGGTGATCTTGATAAAGATATGCTTATTGGAGATATTGGCGTTCTTCCGTATACCGATAAACAGGTAGGGAAAGTTTTTCTACTTAGAAAACAAAAAGGCGGAACATTTTCCAAAGAAATTCTTATGGATGGCATAGGCCGCATTGCAGAAGTCAGAGCCATCGACGTAGATAAGGATGGCGATCTTGACATAATAGTTGCAGCCTTTGGAGGAGGTGATAGCGGTGAAATTTTCTGGTTAGAAAATCAGGGTAACAACAAGCATGCAAAACGAAGCCTATTAAACGTGACCGGTGCACTCAACATAATTCCTTGGGATATAAACAACGATGGGCACATGGACTTCATTAGCCTCATATCTCAAGAGCATGAATTATTTATGGCTTTTATTAATCAAGGCAACAAACAATTTACTCAAAGTGTACTCGCACGCGGCCCACACCCCATGTTTGGTTCCACCGGTATGCGTTTGGTTGATTTGGATTTAGATGGCGACATGGATATTTTGTTTACCAATGGCGATGCTTACGACACTCAAAATGATTTAAAACCTTATCATGGCGTTCAGTGGTTAGAAAACCTTCATGGTAAAACATTTAAATACCGCGATATAGGCAGGTTTTATGGAGCAGCCTTGGCACTAGCCGGCGATATGGATAATGACGGCGATTTGGATGTAGTGGCGAGCAGCTTTATGAATGATTGGAATGATCCAAAACGACAAAGCATGGTTTGGTTTGAAAATGACGGCAAGCAGAACTTTATTCAACACGACCTTATCGCTAAACCAGCGAGCATTGCATCATTTGAATTAGCCGATGTCACCGGAGACGGATATTTGGATATTATTGCCGGTAGCCTTAGGTTGGATCTTTTATTTAAAATGAATAACTCAAGTGATAAAAGTAAAGGCGCAAAGCCAAGTCCTACACCAAGAATTGTGATTCTTGAAAATATGGGGAGAAAATAA
- the moaA gene encoding GTP 3',8-cyclase MoaA — translation MLVESPLTDRFARTFGYLRLSLTEKCNFSCSYCLPDGSECHSMEGDLSLIEIRRLVTAFALLGTQKIRLTGGEPSLRRDLCDIIKTCKNVAGINSVALTTNGFRLEKDVASWRAAGLDALNVSIDSLRPEMFQLITGSGKLRSILTGLDEAQALGFKQLKINTVLLREQNARELDDFLAFIKTRRITLRFIELMRTGDNADFFARQHLSGESIQQRLLSEGWTQKIRSANAGPAKEFIHPDYLGSIGLIMPYSKNFCADCNRLRVSSKAELYLCLFAEQHQSMRALLQRDDPQPLMNFLRAALQHKTASHDLQNQITGSTRHLAMIGG, via the coding sequence ATGCTGGTTGAATCGCCACTAACAGATAGGTTTGCGCGCACGTTTGGTTATTTGCGCCTGTCACTCACGGAAAAATGTAATTTCAGTTGCAGCTATTGTTTACCCGATGGCAGCGAATGCCATTCTATGGAGGGTGATTTAAGTCTGATTGAAATTCGTCGTTTAGTCACCGCTTTTGCATTATTAGGCACTCAAAAAATTCGCCTAACCGGCGGTGAACCGAGCTTGCGCCGCGATTTATGTGACATCATAAAAACCTGTAAAAATGTTGCAGGAATTAACTCAGTAGCACTTACCACTAACGGCTTTCGCCTGGAAAAAGACGTAGCCAGCTGGCGTGCTGCGGGTTTGGATGCGCTTAATGTCAGCATTGATAGCTTGCGCCCGGAGATGTTTCAACTAATCACTGGCAGTGGAAAGTTGCGCAGCATTTTAACGGGCCTTGATGAGGCTCAAGCACTGGGCTTTAAACAACTCAAAATTAACACCGTGTTGCTGCGCGAACAGAATGCCCGTGAGCTGGACGATTTTCTTGCATTTATTAAAACCCGCAGAATTACCCTTCGTTTTATTGAGTTAATGCGCACCGGTGACAACGCGGATTTTTTTGCCCGCCAACATTTAAGTGGTGAGAGTATTCAACAGCGTTTGCTAAGTGAGGGATGGACGCAAAAAATTCGCAGCGCTAATGCTGGACCCGCCAAAGAATTTATCCACCCGGATTACCTCGGCTCTATAGGCCTGATAATGCCCTACAGCAAAAACTTTTGTGCTGATTGCAATCGCCTGCGGGTTTCCAGCAAAGCGGAATTGTATTTATGTTTATTTGCCGAGCAACATCAATCCATGCGCGCATTATTACAACGCGATGACCCGCAACCGCTGATGAATTTTTTGCGCGCCGCACTACAACATAAAACTGCCAGTCACGATTTACAGAACCAGATCACCGGTTCAACCCGTCACTTAGCCATGATTGGCGGTTAA
- a CDS encoding molybdenum cofactor biosynthesis protein MoaE, translated as MRNLVRVQTDDFDLNMEYNRLITTNSTCGAVVLFSGLVRDFIPPQQLVSLELEHYPLMTETMLGKLSMQANARWALQRTTIIHRTGKLLPGDQIVLVGVSSAHRTDAFEAAQFIMDKLKTSAPFWKKETLMPNPDSKPESYWVSAKDSDEQLALRW; from the coding sequence ATGCGTAATCTAGTGCGTGTACAAACGGATGATTTTGATTTAAATATGGAATACAACCGGTTAATTACTACAAATTCTACTTGCGGTGCAGTCGTATTATTTAGCGGGCTGGTGCGCGATTTTATTCCTCCACAACAGCTGGTTAGTCTTGAATTGGAACATTACCCACTCATGACAGAAACCATGCTGGGCAAGCTCAGTATGCAGGCAAACGCACGCTGGGCGTTGCAGCGCACAACAATAATACATCGCACCGGGAAGCTATTACCGGGTGATCAAATTGTGTTGGTAGGTGTATCCAGCGCACATCGTACCGATGCCTTTGAAGCTGCTCAATTCATCATGGATAAACTCAAAACCAGTGCCCCTTTTTGGAAAAAAGAAACCTTGATGCCTAATCCGGATAGCAAACCGGAATCCTATTGGGTTTCAGCCAAAGACAGTGACGAGCAACTCGCCCTGCGCTGGTAA